TTTGATATGGACGTGAATTTGGACCAGGTCTACTCTGCGATCGAAGGCAAGGTCGGCATCCCCTACGGACTGAACGCTGAGGAGGCGGCTATGGGGATCATCCGGGTGGCTAACTCCAACATGCTCAACGCTCTCAAGCTGGTGTCGGTGCGGAAAGGCTACGATCCTCGGGAATTTACCCTGGTGGCCTTCGGCGGCGGCGGTCCCATGCATGCCGCTTCCCTGGCCCGGGAACTGAACATCAAAAAGGTGGTTATCCCCTTAGCTGCTTCAGTCTTTTCGGCCTGGGGAATGCTGATGACGGATCTGCGCTCCGACGATATCCAGACCTACAACGCCCGGCTGATTGATCCTGATTATAAGGCGATCAATGCTGAATGGCGGAAACTAGAAGAAAAAGCATACCGTGACAACGCTGAAAAAGGTGTGTCCAGAGAAAATATTTATTTTGTCCATTATCTCGATATGCGCTACATAGGACAGGATCATACGGTGAAGGTTCGTGTACCTGCAGAGGATATACACCCTGAAAACCTGGGCACTTTCATCGAAGCCTTCCACAAGGAGCATGAGCTCAATTACTCCTTCCGGCTGGATGACAGCGGCGTGGAGATTGTCAATATGCACCTGGCCTCTTTTGGACGAGTGGAAAAAGTGCCTGTAAAAATCCTGGAAGCAAAGCCCTATACTCTTGATGAAGCGGTGCTGGAAATAAGGCCGGTTATATTTGAAGGTACCGGCAAGATTGATACCGCTGTCTATGCCCGGGAGAAGCTGTCGCCAATCATGCAGGTAACAGGTCCGGCCATCATCGAAGAGGTGAGTGTCTCTACTGTGATCGAACCGGGTATGACTGCCAAGATCGACGATTTCGGCGACATCATTATTGAAACGGGGGTGTAATCAAGATGTCAGAGCATACAACAGATATGGTTACAGATCTTATTACCTTGGATATTATTAAAGATTCACTGCAAGCCATAGGTGAAGAAATGTTCTATTCGGTAGCGAGAACGTCCAAAAGTCCCATTATTTACGAAGTTCTGGACTTTGCCTCCGGGCTGACGGATGAGAAAGGACGCCTGCTGACCCAGGGAAATGGCGTTGCAGGTTTTTTGGGCATGCTTTCTTCCATGGTTAAGGAAGTTATTGAAAAATATACTTCCAAGGGCAATATTAAGGAAGGCGACATTATTATGATCAACGACCCTTATAGGGGCGGCGGTTCGCACCTGCAAGACGTCGGTCTGGTCATTCCCGTTTATATTGACGGGGAGATTTTTTGCTACTGTGCCAACAAATGTCACTGGTCAGAATTAGGCGGCAAGGACCCCGGCTATTCCGTGGATTCCAGTGAAATTTACCAGGAAGGTCTCCAGTTTCCCTGCATTAAACTCTTCAATGGAGGGGTTATCAACGAGGCTGTTATTGAAATCATCCGCAGCAACGTCCGTTTGCCGGACATGTCCATCGGGGATATGTGGGCACAGGTTTCAGGTCTGCGCACAGGCGAAAAGCGCATCCGGGAACTTTGCAACAAATACGGCAAGCAGACGGTCAAGGATGCTATTGAGCGCCTGCTAAAAAACAGCGCAGAATACTCTCGCAGCAGGGTGGCAGCTATCCCGGACGGCGTCTACACCGCCAGCGGCTTTATGGACCGGGATGTGCTGGGCAACGGACCCTTTTCGATCCGGACGGCCGTAACCATCAAGGGCAACCGGATGATAGTTGATTTCACGGGCAGCGCGCTCCAGACCTCCGGGCCCATTAATTTAAGCCGCACCGGTTTGATATCGGCTATGCGCAGTATTTTCCTGGCCTGCACCGGTCCCGAACAGGATATCAATGACGGTGTCTTCGAGCCATTGGAGATTATTGCCGAGGAAGGCAGCATTTTCAGTGCCCAAAGACCGGCAGCAGTATCCTGTTATTATGAATCCATGCAGTTTGCCCTGGATTTGGTTTGGCAAGCCATGGCTCCGGTGGTGGAAAAGGGCAGGCTGACCGCAGGGCATTTCCTCACTGTCGGCGCCTATTCACTCTCCGGTACCCATTCCGTGACAGGAGATCCCTTTGTGGATGTCGGGCCAACTTTGGGCGGCTGGGGCGCCGGCGTCGATCGGGATGGCGACAGCGCCCAGTTCTGCACCGGCGATGGAGAAACCTACAACATCCCAGCTGAAGTACTGGAGGCCAAGTTTGGCTATCGGGTCACGGAATACAGCCTGAACACCAACAATGCCGGTGCAGGGGAATACCGGGGAGGCTACGGCATTATTCTCGGCCATCAGGCCTTAAACGATAACGTTTATTTTTCGGGAACCTACGGGCGCTTTGATTATCCGGCCTGGGGCTACAACGGAGGACAGGACGGTTCTCCCAACGGCTTTGATTTCATCCGCAGGGACGGCTCTTATGAGCCTCAGGCCGGCACAGGCTCAAAAATCCTGCTGCACAAGGGGGATATCGTCCGGATGGTCACCGGTACTGGCGGCGGCTACGGCAATCCCTTGCAGCGTCCGCCAGAAATGGTAGCCCTGGATGTAAAAAACGGCTATATCACCGTTAAAGACGCAGAGGAAATCTACGGGGTATTGGTAGATGAGACGGGCAATACCCTTCAGGGTGTTACCGAAGCGAGAAAGGCCTTGGTCATTTAGGAGTTTAGCTTTCGAAGAAAATGTCATCAGGCCCGTCCTAAATTGAAAGGCGCCTTTCAATTTAGGACGGGCATTTTATATGGGGGGAGGAGTATGGGTGGACGAGTATAAAGTAACTGCCTTTTGTCAGAAATTATGCGATCAAGTCACAGTGATCAAAGGGTATATTGAACTCAATGAAGACAAAAGCAAAATGCAATTCTCAACAGAGTTAAGGCGAGAAATTGATGAGATGATAACCTCAATTAAAGCATCCATTGATGAAATCAAAGGGCAATTCCCTTCGCTTTAAGTTTGAAGCGCCAACAAGCTAAAAGCCCCATTGCCCAAATACGCCTCCTCGACCTAAAAGATTTGCTTTCTTCGTATACACTGTGTCAAATTGTTCTTAACATCCTGAAGAGTGTTATCGCCATGCCAGTCCCACTTTGAAACGCGCGTTTCAAAGTGGGACTGGCAGTTTTAACACATTAGCCTTTGCTTTTTTCAGGCAATGCCTTGGTTATTTGCTTATAAAAGGGCATTGCATGAGAAGTGAAAATAACAATCTCATGTTATGCTTGTTATACGGAGGTGTTAAAAAAATATGCACGCATGGGAAGCAATACAAAAATCAGTCGATTATATCGAAACACACACAACAGAAGAAATCAGCATTGAAACCCTTGCCGGTATTGCCGGCTTATCGCCCTATTATTTTCAAAGATTATTTAAGCGGCTTGTCAAAAAAACAGTGTTTGAATATGTTCGATTACGGAGATTAGCTCAATCTGCACAGGCTTTGAAAGATAATAAGAGAATTGCAGATGTTGCCGCAGAATACGGATTTTCAAGTCACGCAAATTTTACCAGAGCATTTAAGGAGGCTTATAATATCACGCCGGAAGAATACCGCAGAAAATCAATTCCCCTTAATCAGGTGAATAAGCCGGATTTACAACTTAACTATATTTTGGTAGACGAAAATGTCCCCTTAATTACTGATGGGATTGTTATAGAAATCACACGAAGAAAACTGGATAAGCCAGAAACATATCACGGTTTAACAGCACAAATATCAATATCCAATCAAATACCGGTGGGTGAAACGACAGGCATTGACACTCCATTTATATTGTGGGAGCGTTTTCATAAAATGAAGCCGGAAATAAAAGGCCTTTCTCCTAATGGGGTTGAAATTGGCGCCTCTATGATGGGAAATATGAAAAACGGCACTTTCACCTATTTTGCGGGTGCGTCCGCCATTGGCGAAACACCTGTTAGTGATCCCTTGACAGCTTGGGTATTGCCTGCAGCCGAATATATTGTTTGTTCTCTTGAAACTGAAAACTTTACAGAACTTATAACGGCTGCTCTTGATAAAGCTATGAAATATCTCTTTGGCACATGGCTCCCCAAGCACAAATTAACGACACAACCATTTTCGGCGGAAAAATATTATAGACCAACTTCTGATGGTGCCTATATGGAAATATGGGTAATACCTGTTCCTATAGAAAGTGAACAGATTTCGAATTGACATCTAACGATATGATATTAAATTCAGATGATGGCCATAAGTTTTGAGTGTTAGAAGTAACAGTCAAAACTTATGGCCATCATCATTTATTTATCGGGTATACGCCAGCCATCTGTAACTTATTCAAAAAATCCTTACCAAATCCGATGAATTTACTTGGTTACAGATCTAAATCTTTTTCAAAATATAGTTCTTATGCTATTGACAATATTGCGAATTTTAAATATGCTTAGGTAAATCACATAAACACGTGTACACCAGTAAGATCTGAAGCTATTGAACGGAATTGATTATCTGTAAATTGACAGGTGTACACATGTGTACCAGAAAGAGGAAAAGGAGGATTGATATGGTCGTCGTTGGAGAATTAATAAACACCAGTCGAAAAGTGATTCGAGAAGCAGTAGAGAAGAGAGACACTGACTACATTCAACAAATTGCCAAAGCTCAAGGAGAAGCGGGTGCCCATTACTTAGACATTAACTGCGGTACAATGGTAGGCGAAGAAGCTGCAATTATGGAATGGCTCGTCAATACAGTTCAGGAGGTTAGCAACCTGCCTTTGTGTATCGACAGCCCCAGTACCGCAGCCTTGGTAGCCGGCTTAGAGCTTGCTAAAGCACCTAACCCCATGATCAACTCCATAACCGCTGAAGAAAAGCGGTTTCAAAATGTCCTGCCCTTAATCAAAAAGTATAAGGCCAAAATAGTAGCACTCTGTATTGAGGATGCCGGTATGCCGGAAACAGCAAAAGACCGGCTGCGGATAGCACAGTATTTGGTTACAAAATTGGAGACTGAGGGAATTTCTCAGGGAGATATTTATCTTGATCCATTGATTAAGCCAATCAGTGCCGGAGATACCTATGGCCGGGAAGTATTAGAGAGCATCAGGCTTATTAAAGAGGTATTTCCTGAGGTCCATTTCATGTGCGGGCTAAGTAATGTTTCCTATAGCCTGCCCAACAGGGCTCTTGTTAACCGGCTGTTTATGGTGCAGACCATGGCTATGGGAATGGATGGTTATATTCTAGACCCTACCAACAAAGACATGATGGGTGCTTTGTATATCGCCACAGCTCTAACCGGTCAGGATAAATACTGCAGGGGATATTTAAAAGCCCACCGCAAAGGCCTGTATAGTTAGGAACAGGTTGCTGCTCGTCTATTAATGGAAAATCAGGTTACTCGCCTGTAATTGCTTAGATAAAAAGGAGGAGAAAGAAACTATGTATGAGGAAATTTCCAAAGCCCTTGCGGAATTAGAAGAGGATGCATTATTAGATGGGGTTAAAAATTTATATGGCCAAGGGGTTCCTGTTTTTGATATCCTGGCGGCTCTCCAAAAAGGAATGGAGGAAGTGGGCCGGAAGTTTGAAGCGAAGGACTACTTTCTTTCCGAGCTGATCATGTCGGCAGACGTCTTCAAGGAGGCTACTGGTCTTTTAGGGGATGCCTTTGCCAATACTGCTTCAGAAACATTGGGAACAGTGGTCATGGGAACGGTCAAAGAGGACATTCATGATATCGGTAAAGATATCGTGGTTACCATCTTAAAGTGCAACGGCTTTAATGTCATTGACCTGGGAGTGGATGTCCCTTATGAAAAGTTTGTGGAGGCCATCAAGGAACATAATCCTCAAATTGTTGGTTTATCCTGTCTTTTGACCTCCGCATTTGATAACATGAAAGGAACGATAGCGGCCATTGAAGAGGCAGGTCTCAGGGAAGGCCGGACCATCTTAATTGGCGGCGGGCCAACTGACGAAAAAGTTAAGGACTTTGTGAGAGCCGACGGCGTTTGCAAGAACGCCCAGGAAGCTGTTGAAACTTGCAAAACGATTGTGGGGGGGAATTAAGAATGGATTCTCAAGTGCTATTGGCAGAACGAAAAGCCCGAATTGCCAAGGCGGTTGCTCTTGAAGAAACGGACCGCACACCAGTCATCCTGGAGATGGCTGCCTTTACCGCTCGGGTAGAAAAAATCCCCATGGCAAAATGGGGGAGCGATAGTTTTATCTCAGCTCAAGCAATGATTAATACCTTTAAAAAAGTCGGCGGAGCCGACGGCGTCGATTATGGCAGTCTGTTCCCGCCATTGCTTTCATTAATATGGCTAAGTAAGGTCAAATTAGCGGGCAAAGAGCTTCCTGAGGATTCCCTATGGCAAGTATCCGAAGCTGAGTTAATGACCAAGGACGACTATGACAGAATTATTACGGAAGGCTACCCCAACTGGATGATAAGTTTTTTCCATGAAAAAATAGGCGCTGATGTGTTTCAGCAAATTATGGCTGAAATGCAGAAGGGACCAGAAATCATGGAAATGTGGAAAAATAAAGGAATTCCTGTCATGAGTGGCGGCACTGCCTCCGTACCTTTTGAATATTATTGCGGTGCACGCTCCTTTGCAAAATTTGTTCGTGATCTATACAAGATTCCGGATAAAGTACAAGCCGCAATGGATGCTGCCCTACCCTATATGACTCCGCAAACGATCCAAGGGACCAAAGAGTTAGGCTGTGACTATATGTGGATCGGCGGCTGGCGCTCAGCCGGTTCCATGCTTTCCCAGCCCCTCTGGGATCGCTTCGTCTTCCCTTATTTTGAAAAAGTCATTACGGAAACCATCGAGGCCGGTTTGATTCCTATTCTTCATTTCGATTCTGATTGGACCAGAGATTTAGAACGGTTTAAGATTTTCCCTAAAGGCAAGTGCATTTTGGAATTAGATGGGATGACGGACATCTTTAAAGCTAAGGAAATTCTGGGGGATACTATGTGTATTATGGGAGACGTACCGGCATCCATGTTTACCTTAGGAACTCCCGATGAAGTTTATAAGTACAGCCGCAAGTTAATTGAGGAGATAGGACCGCAAGGGTTCATCCTTCACTCAGGCTGCGACATTCCCATTGATGCAAAATTGGAAAACGTACAGGCCATGGTCGCTGCTGCTACAGGAAAATAGCACGGCCGTAGCGGATGGAGAGTGGAAAATGAGAGAACCGGTCATCTGGGAAATCCCCTTACCCGAGATAACCTTAAATGAAGTGTTTCAAGCAGAAGGGGCGGATTATAGCCGGCGTCCCCCTCAGCCCCGGACTGTGAAATTACACCAGCGGATGATCGATGAGGCGGCAGGTTTAGTGCGGCCAACGGCAATCTGGGTTGAGGTTGATGTGACTGGCACAGGTGTAGGGGAACTTTTTCTGGAGGACGGCTATAAGTTTTCCAGCAGCCTCTTGCCCAAAGCAGCCGGAACAGCCGACAAGATGCTCTTAATCGCAATAACCATCGGAACTGCCATTGAAGACCGGATCACAGAGTATAAGGAAGCAGGGAAAATATCTGAAACATTTACTTTAGATGCCTGTGCCACAGTCTACGTAGCTAAGGCTGGTATGACGGCTATGAATCGGCTGGAAGAGACTTACCATCGTGAAGGCTTGAAAACAACCTTTCCAATGGGGCCGGGTCACTCCTATTGGCAAGGCTTGGATGATATGCAGGTTATCTTTCACTTTCTTAAAGCAGAACAAATCGGACTTCATCTCAACGACTCAAACTTAATAATACCGCGTAAGTCCGTGGCCATGGTAATGGGAGCAGGCACTGATCTGCCCGATTTCCAGGGGAAAACTCATTGCGACTTCTGCAGCCTGCAGACAACTTGCCCGCTGAGTAAGGCTTCTTGTCGTATTGACAGTCAAAATCTTAGGGAACTATAATAGATGTGTATACAAGTGGGTGAAAAAATGGCAGCGAGAACGGGCGGGAAAACGGTAACCATTTACATCAATAATACCCCAGCCTGGGAAGTACCGGCTCATGAAACCCTCCTAAGTTCACTGACTGAGGCGGGAATGATACTGGAAGCGAGCTGCGGTGGCCAGAGTTCCTGCGGGAAATGCAGAATTAAGCTGCTCAGCGGGCAGGTAGTGGACCGGTTGGGAAATCCTGCTGAACCTATGGATGATGGCAGGCACCTGGCTTGTCAGGTATATCCGGCGGAGGATTTAGTCCTTGAAAGACCGGTCCCGGCCCAGGTCAGCAGTAAAGGGGAAATAGGGGATCAGTTTTTAGAAGATTTTGATTTATCCCCGCCTGTTAAAAAGAATCTGCTCAGGCCTGTTTATCCTACCTTAGAGCATAACTACTCTCTTCAGGAAATGATCCAGCAGGGAATCCGCGCTATTGAAGACAGAGAGGAGGATCTCTCAATTGCAATCAGTGCTTTGCAGGATTTGGCCCGGATAGCGCCTGAAAAGCCTGACGAGATTACCCTCCTGCGCACTTCTGACCAAATCATAGCCTTTGAGGCCGGAGATACCCTGGCGTCACTCTATGGAGTGGCCTTTGACATAGGCAGTACCACGGTTGCAGGGATGTTGGTGGATTTAAATAATGGCAAAATCCTTGCTGCGGCAGCAGAAACCAACCCTCAAGCTGCCTATGGTGCGGATGTAATTTCCAGAATCAAAGCAGCCCGAACTGAAGCCGGTTTAAACACTTTGACGTCGGCGATCAGAAATTGCCTCAATGATATCTTAGAAAAACTATGTGCAACTGAGGGGATTTCCAACCAAGATATCTATTGGGCCACAGCAGCGGGCAATTCAACCATGGAACACCTCTTAATGGGTGTCTCACCTGAATATCTTACCATCAGCCCTTATGTTCCGGTATTTAAGGATCTACCCCTGCTGCCCCCCAAGGTTATTGACTTAGCAATTAATCCCGGCGGCAGAATCCGCTTATTACCCAATATCGCCAGCTTCGTGGGAGCAGATACTGTAGCCGCAATCCTGGGCGTCGATCAGGATCTTACTTCCAAGCTGACCTTACTCATTGATCTGGGAACCAACGGCGAAATAGTCCTGGGAAATAAGGATAAAATCCTCGTCTCTTCCACAGCAGCCGGT
This Desulfosporosinus orientis DSM 765 DNA region includes the following protein-coding sequences:
- a CDS encoding cobalamin B12-binding domain-containing protein, translated to MYEEISKALAELEEDALLDGVKNLYGQGVPVFDILAALQKGMEEVGRKFEAKDYFLSELIMSADVFKEATGLLGDAFANTASETLGTVVMGTVKEDIHDIGKDIVVTILKCNGFNVIDLGVDVPYEKFVEAIKEHNPQIVGLSCLLTSAFDNMKGTIAAIEEAGLREGRTILIGGGPTDEKVKDFVRADGVCKNAQEAVETCKTIVGGN
- a CDS encoding methyltetrahydrofolate cobalamin methyltransferase, whose amino-acid sequence is MVVVGELINTSRKVIREAVEKRDTDYIQQIAKAQGEAGAHYLDINCGTMVGEEAAIMEWLVNTVQEVSNLPLCIDSPSTAALVAGLELAKAPNPMINSITAEEKRFQNVLPLIKKYKAKIVALCIEDAGMPETAKDRLRIAQYLVTKLETEGISQGDIYLDPLIKPISAGDTYGREVLESIRLIKEVFPEVHFMCGLSNVSYSLPNRALVNRLFMVQTMAMGMDGYILDPTNKDMMGALYIATALTGQDKYCRGYLKAHRKGLYS
- a CDS encoding uroporphyrinogen decarboxylase family protein; translation: MDSQVLLAERKARIAKAVALEETDRTPVILEMAAFTARVEKIPMAKWGSDSFISAQAMINTFKKVGGADGVDYGSLFPPLLSLIWLSKVKLAGKELPEDSLWQVSEAELMTKDDYDRIITEGYPNWMISFFHEKIGADVFQQIMAEMQKGPEIMEMWKNKGIPVMSGGTASVPFEYYCGARSFAKFVRDLYKIPDKVQAAMDAALPYMTPQTIQGTKELGCDYMWIGGWRSAGSMLSQPLWDRFVFPYFEKVITETIEAGLIPILHFDSDWTRDLERFKIFPKGKCILELDGMTDIFKAKEILGDTMCIMGDVPASMFTLGTPDEVYKYSRKLIEEIGPQGFILHSGCDIPIDAKLENVQAMVAAATGK
- a CDS encoding AraC family transcriptional regulator, with product MHAWEAIQKSVDYIETHTTEEISIETLAGIAGLSPYYFQRLFKRLVKKTVFEYVRLRRLAQSAQALKDNKRIADVAAEYGFSSHANFTRAFKEAYNITPEEYRRKSIPLNQVNKPDLQLNYILVDENVPLITDGIVIEITRRKLDKPETYHGLTAQISISNQIPVGETTGIDTPFILWERFHKMKPEIKGLSPNGVEIGASMMGNMKNGTFTYFAGASAIGETPVSDPLTAWVLPAAEYIVCSLETENFTELITAALDKAMKYLFGTWLPKHKLTTQPFSAEKYYRPTSDGAYMEIWVIPVPIESEQISN
- a CDS encoding ASKHA domain-containing protein; this encodes MAARTGGKTVTIYINNTPAWEVPAHETLLSSLTEAGMILEASCGGQSSCGKCRIKLLSGQVVDRLGNPAEPMDDGRHLACQVYPAEDLVLERPVPAQVSSKGEIGDQFLEDFDLSPPVKKNLLRPVYPTLEHNYSLQEMIQQGIRAIEDREEDLSIAISALQDLARIAPEKPDEITLLRTSDQIIAFEAGDTLASLYGVAFDIGSTTVAGMLVDLNNGKILAAAAETNPQAAYGADVISRIKAARTEAGLNTLTSAIRNCLNDILEKLCATEGISNQDIYWATAAGNSTMEHLLMGVSPEYLTISPYVPVFKDLPLLPPKVIDLAINPGGRIRLLPNIASFVGADTVAAILGVDQDLTSKLTLLIDLGTNGEIVLGNKDKILVSSTAAGPAFEGAQLSSGMRAANGAIDQVTITDDVYVHTIKDEPARGICGSGVIEGIAGLLKAGVITASGRFISKERLALWPNKLGKRLKVENGQKEFVLVPAQHSATGRDISITQGDIREIQLVKSSIFTGVEILMENYGITFAEIEEVLIAGAFGNHLDLGSALGIGLVPSALRGKVIPVGNAAGTGAVKALLSEPIRERCRSIVNKALFIELANHPGFQKKFINNLSFPEGS
- a CDS encoding hydantoinase B/oxoprolinase family protein, producing the protein MSEHTTDMVTDLITLDIIKDSLQAIGEEMFYSVARTSKSPIIYEVLDFASGLTDEKGRLLTQGNGVAGFLGMLSSMVKEVIEKYTSKGNIKEGDIIMINDPYRGGGSHLQDVGLVIPVYIDGEIFCYCANKCHWSELGGKDPGYSVDSSEIYQEGLQFPCIKLFNGGVINEAVIEIIRSNVRLPDMSIGDMWAQVSGLRTGEKRIRELCNKYGKQTVKDAIERLLKNSAEYSRSRVAAIPDGVYTASGFMDRDVLGNGPFSIRTAVTIKGNRMIVDFTGSALQTSGPINLSRTGLISAMRSIFLACTGPEQDINDGVFEPLEIIAEEGSIFSAQRPAAVSCYYESMQFALDLVWQAMAPVVEKGRLTAGHFLTVGAYSLSGTHSVTGDPFVDVGPTLGGWGAGVDRDGDSAQFCTGDGETYNIPAEVLEAKFGYRVTEYSLNTNNAGAGEYRGGYGIILGHQALNDNVYFSGTYGRFDYPAWGYNGGQDGSPNGFDFIRRDGSYEPQAGTGSKILLHKGDIVRMVTGTGGGYGNPLQRPPEMVALDVKNGYITVKDAEEIYGVLVDETGNTLQGVTEARKALVI
- a CDS encoding vitamin B12 dependent methionine synthase; the encoded protein is MREPVIWEIPLPEITLNEVFQAEGADYSRRPPQPRTVKLHQRMIDEAAGLVRPTAIWVEVDVTGTGVGELFLEDGYKFSSSLLPKAAGTADKMLLIAITIGTAIEDRITEYKEAGKISETFTLDACATVYVAKAGMTAMNRLEETYHREGLKTTFPMGPGHSYWQGLDDMQVIFHFLKAEQIGLHLNDSNLIIPRKSVAMVMGAGTDLPDFQGKTHCDFCSLQTTCPLSKASCRIDSQNLREL